The segment AGCGAAGCTCACCGCTGAGGCGGAGCTGACCGTCCATCAAGAACATGCCAAAATACTCCACATCACTGAGGAAGATTTGGCGAATTTTAAACCGGCGCCCACGGCTTACGCCTACACATCACATTTATACCGGGCGGCGCTCTCGGGAAATCTCGGGGAAACAATCGCTGCCATGCTTCCATGCTATTGGCTGTATGCCGACATTGGAAGGACCTATCGGGATGCAAAACCTCAGCAGAGCATCTACCAAAACTGGATTCAGACGTATGCGAGCGATTGGTTCCAGACGTCCACGCAGGAACAGATTGACCTGTTGGATCGTCTTGCGGAAGAAGCGAGTGACAAAGAACGGGAAAAGATGATGGAACAGTTCATCATTGCCAAAGAGTATGAATTGGCTTTTTGGGAGATGGCTTATTCGAATGAAACGTGGTTCTCCAACAGAGATGCGCTCCATCGTTCAAACCAGTCTTAAAAACTCGAAGACCGAGGGATTGAAAAAGAGAGGGGAAAGAGATTCCCCTCCTTTTCTTTTTTGGCAAATATGGATTTCAACATGATTGGCAAGAATGACAATTCCTGCAGAAGTGGCTTTCTGTGGATCGGCCCCATTCACTGATGGAGTTCCTTGTACTTCCGAAGTCGTTTTAGAACCTCTTTCCGGGGCAGAGCGGGAACGGTTCGGCCGTCTCTGCCGGTAGCGGTCTCCGCCAGGAACAGGGAATTGAGGATCGCCTCCTCGGTTGCCTCTGCGGCGGCCCGGAAGCAAAGGGAGATCAGGGGGCCGTCTTCCGCGATGCGGCAGGAGGTGAGGAGGGGCGTCTCGGGCCGGTGAGGCTGTCGGTGGGCATTGCTGAAGGCGATCACAATATCCCCGCTTCCATGGTGGGCGATGGATCCGGTCCGGGCCAGACCGAAGGTGGCCCGCTTGGCCAGCCGTTTCAGTTGGCGGGAGTCCAGGGGAAGGTCTGTGCCCAGGACGATGATGATGGATCCGTCCGTGGTGGAAGTTGTGGGTATTGCCTGCAGTCCGGCCATCGGCACACCGAGGATGGTCAGGTCTTCGGGGTCACCGAAATTGGTCAGGACCAATGATCCGATATGACCGGAGAGGCCGGGGACGGACACCCGTCGGGAAGCGGTTCCGATCCCGCCCTTCCATCCGAAGCAGACCATTCCCGTGCCGGCTCCGACGGCTCCTTCCGCGACGGGACAGTCGCCCCGGGCACCCTGGATCGCCTCCAGGGCGTGCTCCGGTCGGACGTGGAGACCGCGGATTTCATTGAGCAGTCCGTCGTTGCATTCGGCGGTCACCACATTGACGGTTCCATCCCGCCCGCCGATGGCGGGATTGCCTTTCATCAACCAGCGAAGGCCCCCCTCCGTGGCCGGGACACTGAAGGTGTTCGTCAGCAGGATCGGGGATTCCAGCACACCCAGTTCCTCGACTTGGATCAGGCCGGTGGTTTTGCCGAAACCGTTGATCACGTGGACAGCGGCGGCCACCTTTTCCTGAAAGGGATTCCCGTCGTGGGGGAGGATGGCGGTCACTCCGGTAAGAATGCCTTGCGACGGTTTGTTCAGAGTGGTATGGCCCACCTGAACCTGGGCCACATCGGTGATGCTGTTGTGCACCCCTGTGGGAAGGCGCCCTACGGAGTAGCCGTACTCCCGAAGCCGTTTCTTGGACATTCCCATTCCTCCTCAAAACCAACTAACTTCACTTTACCATGGAGATCCGTTACAATGTGTATCGTGATGTGATCGCATCGCGGTTGGGTGGAGGGTTTTTTAACGAGAAGGGTTTATCTTGAACCACTTTTTCCAACGTTGGTTTCAACTCAAGGAACATGGAACCACAATCCGACGGGAATTGATGGCCGGTCTGACCACCTTTGTGACGGTGGTCTACATCGTGGCGGTCAATTCCTCCATTCTGTCTGACGCCGGCATCCCTGTGGCGGCGGGGGTCGTGGCCACAGTTCTCGCATCCTGTGCCGGCAGTCTGCTGGTGGGCCTGTGGGCCAACGCACCGATCGTGATGGTTCCCGGGATGGGGATCAATGTGCTGTTTACCTATACCTTCGTTCAGAAGATGGGTCTGTCCTGGGCAGAGGCATTGGCGGTGGTGCTGGTTTCCGGGTTGTTGTTTACATGGGTCGCATTCAGCCCCCTGTCGGGGGTTTTGCAAAGGACTGTGCCGGGGTCGCTGAAAGAGGCGATCACTGTGGGAATCGGACTTCTCCTGACCCTGATCGGCCTGCAAAAAGGGGGGCTGGTGGTTTCCGATCCCCGCACACTCCTGGCCCTGGGGGACCTCGGAGAGCCCCGGGTGCTGGTGACCTGTGCCACCCTGGTGATCGGTTTGGTCTTGTATGTGCGGAAGGTCCCGGGAAATCTGCTGCTGACCCTGGCCGCCGGAACAGTGCTGGGGATGTTGAGCGGCTTGACGGAAACGGGGGGAGAACAAACACTCTCCCTTGGAGCCTACCACCAGTTGTTCGGAGGGTTCTCTTTTGCCGGTTGGCTCACTCTCCCTTTTTGGGTGGCGGTCTTTTCCCTGACCATGGTGATCATCTTTGAAAATTTCGGGTTGATCCAGGGACAACTGGAGATGCTCCAGAGGAAAGATCATAGCCCCCGGGTATTGAAAGCCGCCTCCCTGTCCACGCTGACCTGTGGATGGTTGGGGACCAGCCCCACCGTGGCCACGGTGGAGACGGCGGCGGGGATCACTGCAGGGGGAAGGACCGGCTTGACAGCGGTGACGACGGGGTTGCTCTTTCTGGTCACACTGGTTGCGGCCCCGTGGATCGGCATGATTCCGGACAGCGCGGTTGCACCCATCCTCATCCTGATCGGCGGGCTGATGCTGGAGAATATCCGCCGGATCCCACTGCAGGATTTTACCGAAGGGTTCCCGGCATATCTGATCATCGCCTTGATTCCCTTGAGTCAGAGTATACCTGACGGGATCGCCTTCGGTTTTGTCGCTTATCCGGTGTTGAAACTGGCGGCGGGGCGAGGACGGGATGTATCGGCATCGCTGTATATCATCTCGGGTCTGTTTCTGGTCCATCTCATTCTCCGTGTGATAATTTGATCGCAATAAAGAAAACCGGCGCGGATTCTCCGCGCCGGTCGCTTTGTCCGGGTTATTGTCCCTGTGCTTGAGGGGCGGTGGCCAGCAGATGGCGGCGGATGAAGTGGGCCACCCCGGCATCCTCGTTGCTGGGCATCACATGACGGGCCGCCTGCACCAGTTTGGGATGGGCATTGGCAACAGCGGCGGAGATCCCGGCCACTTCCACCATGGGCAGATCATTCAGGTGATCGCCGATGACCGCGCATTGCTCCACGGTCAGATCCAGTCTTTCGGCCAGGGACCGGACCGCATTTCCTTTGGAGACATTGGAAGGAAGGATTTCAAAATAGCTGTCCGCCGATTGGACCAATTCCAGCGGATGGTTCACTTGATGCATCCACTTACGGAACTGCTGCATCGTCTCTTCTTTGGAAACCACCACCAGTTTGATCAGGGGAACCTGGGGTATGTGGTCGAATGTGTCGATCATCTCCATGGGAAACTCTCCCTCTTCAATGGCTGACCGGGAGAAGGAGCTGATCCCGGTGGCATACACCCGCTCCGGGGTATAGACAAAGATGTCGAAGACCTCCTTCAGTTTCTCCAGCTCGACCAGGGTATCAAATACGATCTCCCGCTCAATGGTGGCCGTCGGTGACAATACGTCAGTGGAGGGATCATAGATCAGGGCTCCGTTGCAAAGGATGACAGGGAGTTGGACTTCCAGCTCCTCGATGAAATGTTTGGCTTCGATATAGCTTCGTCCGGTGGCCAGCGTGAAGAGTCCCCCGTGGCGACGGAAGGCGGCAAGGGTCTGTTTATTGGCGTCGGGAATTTTTTTCACTCGGTTGACCAAGGTGCCGTCAATGTCGGAAACGAACAATGGGTATTTCAGAATGGACAAAGGGATGCACTCCTTTTCTCTTTCGCCTCAATGGCATTCTCACATGGTTCCCAACCTATGTTAACAGATGTCTGTAAAGAACCGGTTAAGAGGTTATGAAGGCGGACAGAACTGATGATGTGTATATCATAATATTATATCATGATACGAATATGTTTTTAAAGTGGTCATGGAAGAAGGGCGGTCCGTTATGCGATAATACTTCTATCCATCCCGGTGGAATTCAAAAGCAGTCTGAGATGGGAGGGGGAACCGGAATGGATCTGGAATCAGTACACCAAAGGTATGCCCGGTGCAGCCGCTGTCCCCTTCACCGGGGGCGGACCCGGATTGTGTTGGGGGAAGGGAACCCCGCTTCCCCACTGATGTTCGTCGGAGAGGGGCCCGGGGCGGATGAAGACCGGCAAGGGCGCCCTTTTGTCGGACGGGCGGGGCAATTGTTGAGTCGGATGCTGGAAGCGGCGGAGATTCCGAGGGCGGAGATCTTTATCACCAATATCGTCAAATGCCGGCCGCCGGGGAATCGCACTCCCCAGGATGAGGA is part of the Kroppenstedtia eburnea genome and harbors:
- the tenA gene encoding thiaminase II, translated to MRFTEELRQSTRKSWEMSLNHPFVLGIASGELPLEKFRYYILQDIYYLQHYGKIHAMAAAQAEDFHVTSMLAEKAKLTAEAELTVHQEHAKILHITEEDLANFKPAPTAYAYTSHLYRAALSGNLGETIAAMLPCYWLYADIGRTYRDAKPQQSIYQNWIQTYASDWFQTSTQEQIDLLDRLAEEASDKEREKMMEQFIIAKEYELAFWEMAYSNETWFSNRDALHRSNQS
- a CDS encoding Cof-type HAD-IIB family hydrolase, which translates into the protein MSILKYPLFVSDIDGTLVNRVKKIPDANKQTLAAFRRHGGLFTLATGRSYIEAKHFIEELEVQLPVILCNGALIYDPSTDVLSPTATIEREIVFDTLVELEKLKEVFDIFVYTPERVYATGISSFSRSAIEEGEFPMEMIDTFDHIPQVPLIKLVVVSKEETMQQFRKWMHQVNHPLELVQSADSYFEILPSNVSKGNAVRSLAERLDLTVEQCAVIGDHLNDLPMVEVAGISAAVANAHPKLVQAARHVMPSNEDAGVAHFIRRHLLATAPQAQGQ
- a CDS encoding NCS2 family permease, whose translation is MNHFFQRWFQLKEHGTTIRRELMAGLTTFVTVVYIVAVNSSILSDAGIPVAAGVVATVLASCAGSLLVGLWANAPIVMVPGMGINVLFTYTFVQKMGLSWAEALAVVLVSGLLFTWVAFSPLSGVLQRTVPGSLKEAITVGIGLLLTLIGLQKGGLVVSDPRTLLALGDLGEPRVLVTCATLVIGLVLYVRKVPGNLLLTLAAGTVLGMLSGLTETGGEQTLSLGAYHQLFGGFSFAGWLTLPFWVAVFSLTMVIIFENFGLIQGQLEMLQRKDHSPRVLKAASLSTLTCGWLGTSPTVATVETAAGITAGGRTGLTAVTTGLLFLVTLVAAPWIGMIPDSAVAPILILIGGLMLENIRRIPLQDFTEGFPAYLIIALIPLSQSIPDGIAFGFVAYPVLKLAAGRGRDVSASLYIISGLFLVHLILRVII
- a CDS encoding uracil-DNA glycosylase → MDLESVHQRYARCSRCPLHRGRTRIVLGEGNPASPLMFVGEGPGADEDRQGRPFVGRAGQLLSRMLEAAEIPRAEIFITNIVKCRPPGNRTPQDEEMATCITILREQFVAIRPKLIVTLGSAPTRALIDPAARITRVRGQWVERKGVRMMPTFHPAYLLRNPEAKREAWIDFQAIRDAYREVLSASR
- a CDS encoding P1 family peptidase; this encodes MGMSKKRLREYGYSVGRLPTGVHNSITDVAQVQVGHTTLNKPSQGILTGVTAILPHDGNPFQEKVAAAVHVINGFGKTTGLIQVEELGVLESPILLTNTFSVPATEGGLRWLMKGNPAIGGRDGTVNVVTAECNDGLLNEIRGLHVRPEHALEAIQGARGDCPVAEGAVGAGTGMVCFGWKGGIGTASRRVSVPGLSGHIGSLVLTNFGDPEDLTILGVPMAGLQAIPTTSTTDGSIIIVLGTDLPLDSRQLKRLAKRATFGLARTGSIAHHGSGDIVIAFSNAHRQPHRPETPLLTSCRIAEDGPLISLCFRAAAEATEEAILNSLFLAETATGRDGRTVPALPRKEVLKRLRKYKELHQ